One part of the Alistipes onderdonkii genome encodes these proteins:
- the dapA gene encoding 4-hydroxy-tetrahydrodipicolinate synthase, whose product MIRHKLCGVGAAMITPFTPEGKVDYQALARMIDYVIEGGVDYIVALGTTAETPTLYMPERAVIAMFITNHIAGRVPLVMGCGGNSTSEVLDQLREFDLRGADAILSVTPYYNKPSQEGLYQHFRTVSEHSPLPVILYNIPGRSGVNMTAETTLRLARGMKNVIGIKEASGDIEQMQHILDRRPEGFIVLSGDDGMTLELMRRGGDGVISVAANAFPKRFMECVNYAKAGEFDRAEKAYECLAEAVHALFEEGNPVGVKCALAEMGIIGPTMRLPLVEGSGALREKFRKLIAEYDLR is encoded by the coding sequence ATGATACGACACAAGCTCTGCGGCGTGGGGGCCGCCATGATAACCCCCTTTACACCCGAAGGAAAAGTTGACTATCAGGCGCTGGCACGCATGATCGACTATGTGATCGAAGGCGGCGTGGACTACATCGTGGCGCTGGGCACCACGGCCGAGACGCCGACGCTCTACATGCCCGAGCGCGCCGTGATAGCCATGTTCATCACCAACCACATCGCGGGGCGCGTACCGCTGGTGATGGGCTGCGGCGGCAACTCGACGTCGGAGGTACTGGATCAGCTGCGCGAATTCGACCTGCGGGGCGCCGACGCCATCCTGAGCGTTACGCCCTACTACAACAAGCCCTCGCAAGAGGGGCTCTACCAGCATTTCCGCACCGTATCGGAGCACTCGCCGCTGCCGGTGATCCTCTACAACATCCCGGGACGCTCGGGCGTCAACATGACGGCCGAGACGACGCTGCGGCTGGCTCGCGGGATGAAGAACGTGATCGGCATCAAGGAGGCATCGGGCGACATCGAACAGATGCAGCACATCCTCGACCGGCGCCCCGAAGGGTTCATCGTGCTGTCGGGCGACGACGGCATGACGCTCGAGCTGATGCGCCGCGGCGGCGACGGCGTGATCTCGGTGGCCGCGAACGCTTTTCCCAAGCGGTTCATGGAGTGTGTGAACTACGCCAAGGCCGGGGAGTTCGACCGTGCGGAAAAGGCATACGAATGCCTCGCCGAAGCGGTGCACGCCCTGTTCGAAGAGGGCAACCCCGTTGGGGTGAAGTGCGCACTGGCCGAAATGGGCATAATCGGCCCGACGATGCGGCTGCCGCTCGTCGAAGGTTCGGGGGCGCTGCGCGAAAAGTTCCGCAAACTGATCGCGGAATACGATTTGCGCTGA
- a CDS encoding leucine-rich repeat domain-containing protein, which yields MLRFIPALALLLFTACGLAENEQDDKNKRIYITFTDPAFEQFCLGMFDLDHDGRISRYEAQRVLVMDCSGRNISAMWEIGEFSRLRELDCSGNNLTRLDLRKCPDLQKLDCGDNEITSLDIDGLRGLAVLDCAGNLLARLDLKSNSSLRQLDCRGNLLVTLDLTPCSGQLQADTRDNPFLTTVYRLGSQGVEYNGPTEVVVR from the coding sequence ATGCTGCGCTTTATCCCTGCCCTCGCTCTGTTGCTGTTCACGGCCTGCGGCCTTGCTGAGAACGAGCAGGATGATAAGAACAAGCGTATTTATATTACATTCACAGACCCCGCCTTCGAGCAATTCTGTCTCGGAATGTTCGATTTGGATCACGACGGACGCATTTCGCGCTACGAGGCGCAGCGCGTCCTGGTGATGGATTGCTCCGGCCGCAACATCTCCGCGATGTGGGAGATCGGCGAGTTTTCCCGCCTGCGCGAGCTCGATTGCAGCGGCAATAACCTCACGCGGCTCGACCTGCGCAAATGCCCCGACCTGCAAAAGCTCGATTGCGGCGACAACGAAATCACGTCGCTCGACATCGACGGCCTGCGCGGGCTGGCGGTGCTCGATTGTGCCGGGAACCTGCTCGCACGCCTCGACCTGAAATCCAACTCTTCCCTGCGCCAGCTCGATTGCCGCGGCAACCTGCTGGTGACGCTCGACCTGACCCCCTGCTCGGGGCAGTTGCAGGCCGACACGCGCGACAACCCTTTCCTTACGACCGTCTATCGTCTCGGCTCGCAGGGCGTCGAATATAACGGGCCGACCGAGGTGGTCGTCCGCTGA
- a CDS encoding electron transfer flavoprotein subunit alpha/FixB family protein, with protein sequence MNNIFVYIENEGGKAAEVCLELMTKGRELATTLGVKLEAVVLGENLAGIEHELAKYGADTVWIADDKVFAPFRTLPHTAVMCGLIEQEKPQIVLFGATCNGRDFAPRVSSALYSGLTADCTQLVIGDHKDAKSGREYKDLLYQIRPAFGGNIIATIVNPDNRPQMATVREGVMRREYAAKPGAGEVKKIEWQKFVKDADLAVKIIDREIAESKIDIKGAGVIVAGGYGMGSKENFDLVFELADVLGAEVGASRAAVDAGFADHARQVGQTGVTVRPKLYIACGISGQIQHTAGMDGSAMVISINTDPEAPINKIADYAITGDVNEVIPKMIKYYKQNSK encoded by the coding sequence ATGAACAACATATTCGTATATATCGAGAACGAGGGCGGCAAGGCCGCCGAGGTGTGCCTCGAACTGATGACCAAGGGCCGCGAACTGGCCACGACGCTGGGCGTGAAACTCGAAGCCGTGGTGCTGGGCGAGAACCTCGCCGGCATCGAGCACGAGCTCGCCAAATACGGCGCCGATACCGTATGGATCGCCGACGACAAGGTGTTCGCACCGTTCCGTACGCTGCCCCATACGGCCGTCATGTGCGGCCTGATCGAGCAGGAGAAACCCCAGATCGTGCTGTTCGGCGCGACGTGCAACGGCCGCGATTTCGCGCCGCGCGTGTCGTCGGCGCTTTACAGCGGCCTTACGGCCGACTGTACGCAGCTGGTGATCGGCGACCACAAAGACGCCAAGAGCGGCAGGGAGTACAAAGACCTGCTCTACCAGATCCGCCCCGCCTTCGGCGGCAACATCATCGCCACGATCGTCAACCCCGACAACCGTCCGCAGATGGCCACCGTCCGCGAAGGCGTCATGCGCCGCGAATATGCCGCCAAGCCGGGTGCCGGCGAGGTGAAGAAGATCGAGTGGCAGAAATTCGTGAAGGACGCAGACCTCGCGGTGAAGATCATCGACCGTGAGATTGCCGAGAGCAAGATCGACATCAAGGGTGCCGGCGTCATCGTCGCGGGCGGCTACGGCATGGGTTCGAAGGAGAACTTCGACCTGGTGTTCGAGCTGGCCGACGTGCTGGGTGCCGAGGTGGGCGCGAGCCGCGCAGCCGTCGACGCCGGGTTCGCAGACCATGCGCGCCAGGTGGGTCAGACCGGTGTGACGGTACGCCCCAAACTCTACATCGCCTGCGGTATCTCGGGGCAGATCCAGCATACGGCCGGCATGGACGGCTCGGCCATGGTCATTTCGATCAACACCGACCCCGAAGCCCCGATCAACAAGATTGCCGACTACGCCATCACGGGCGACGTCAACGAGGTGATCCCCAAGATGATTAAGTACTACAAACAAAATTCGAAGTAA
- a CDS encoding electron transfer flavoprotein subunit beta/FixA family protein: MKKQLKIVVLAKQVPDTRNVGKDAMTPEGTVNRAALPAIFNPEDLNALEMALALKDRTDASTVHILTMGPQRAADIIRDAMFRGADGGYLLSGREFAGSDTLATSYALSCALKKIRPDIIFAGRQAIDGDTAQVGPQVAEKLGLPQVTYAEEILDIKDSTLVIRRRLNCGTETVECPVPAVITVNASAPECRPRNAKRVMTYKFALSGAEIAAAPESEAARRAAAKPYLQIVEWAAADVDPDPQQLGLQGSPTKVKKIENVVFQAKEAKKLTAADEDINSLMVELIASHTLG; the protein is encoded by the coding sequence ATGAAAAAACAGCTGAAAATTGTTGTATTGGCAAAGCAGGTGCCCGATACCCGCAACGTGGGTAAGGATGCGATGACCCCCGAAGGGACGGTCAACCGCGCGGCGCTGCCGGCCATCTTCAATCCCGAAGATCTCAATGCGCTCGAAATGGCGCTCGCGCTTAAAGACCGCACCGACGCTTCGACGGTTCATATCCTGACGATGGGGCCCCAGCGTGCCGCCGACATCATCCGCGACGCGATGTTCCGCGGCGCCGACGGCGGTTACCTGCTTTCGGGCCGCGAATTCGCCGGTTCGGACACGCTCGCCACGTCGTACGCCTTGTCGTGCGCCCTGAAAAAGATCCGACCCGACATCATTTTCGCCGGCCGCCAGGCCATCGACGGCGATACGGCGCAGGTCGGCCCCCAGGTGGCTGAGAAACTCGGCCTGCCGCAGGTTACCTATGCCGAAGAGATCCTCGACATCAAGGACAGCACGCTGGTTATCCGGCGCCGCCTGAACTGCGGCACCGAGACCGTCGAGTGCCCCGTCCCGGCTGTCATTACGGTCAACGCCTCGGCTCCCGAGTGCCGTCCGCGCAACGCCAAGCGCGTGATGACCTACAAATTCGCCCTCTCGGGGGCTGAAATCGCCGCGGCGCCCGAATCGGAAGCCGCACGGCGCGCCGCCGCCAAGCCCTACCTGCAGATCGTCGAGTGGGCTGCCGCCGACGTCGATCCCGACCCGCAGCAGCTCGGCCTTCAGGGTTCGCCCACGAAGGTCAAGAAGATCGAGAACGTGGTTTTCCAGGCCAAGGAGGCCAAGAAGCTCACTGCTGCCGACGAGGATATCAATTCACTGATGGTCGAACTTATCGCGAGCCACACGCTCGGTTAA
- a CDS encoding pseudouridine synthase, with product MKDNKNDSTTVLSRFGRDKRQRTVTATAERVERRPRLQRDAADSEQPSSEGPRERASYNPHFTADNRPAFDKPRRQFGDKPAYGERKSGDKPRYEHRDGDKPRRQYGDKPAYGEHKYGDKPRYEHRDGDKPRRQYGDKPAYGERSFGDKPRYENRDGDKPRRQYGDKPAYGERKFGDKPAYGERKFGDKPRYEHRDGDKPRRQYGDKPAYGERKFGDKKYGDRKFGDKPYKPGPRKHDDKPASYPKFTPEKQVGEMRLNRFLAQSGLCSRREADDFITAGLVTVNGQIVTQLGTKVLPTDEVKFNDSRVQGEKKVYLVLNKPKGYVTSLDDPHAGKTVMDLVEGACTERIYPVGRLDKNSLGLLLFTNDGDLTKQLTHPSYLKKKIYQVTLDKPLARADMDRIAEGITLEDGEIFADEISYVKENKQEIGIEIHSGRNRIVRRIFEFLGYTVTKLDRVYYAGLTKKNLKRGAWRFLSREEVERLKSGQYE from the coding sequence ATGAAAGACAACAAAAACGACTCGACCACGGTACTTTCGCGTTTCGGACGCGACAAGCGCCAGCGTACCGTGACTGCTACGGCGGAGCGTGTCGAGCGTCGCCCGCGTTTACAGCGTGATGCTGCCGATTCGGAGCAACCGTCCAGCGAGGGGCCCCGTGAGCGGGCCTCCTACAATCCCCATTTCACGGCAGACAACCGCCCTGCATTTGACAAACCGCGCCGCCAGTTCGGCGACAAACCGGCTTACGGCGAGCGTAAGTCCGGCGATAAACCCCGTTACGAGCACCGCGACGGCGACAAACCGCGCCGCCAGTACGGTGACAAGCCCGCCTATGGCGAGCACAAGTACGGTGACAAACCCCGCTATGAGCACCGCGACGGCGACAAACCGCGCCGCCAGTACGGCGACAAGCCTGCTTACGGCGAACGTAGTTTCGGCGATAAACCCCGCTACGAAAACCGCGACGGCGACAAACCGCGCCGCCAGTACGGCGACAAGCCCGCCTACGGCGAACGCAAGTTCGGCGACAAGCCTGCCTATGGCGAGCGCAAATTCGGCGACAAGCCCCGCTACGAGCACCGCGACGGTGACAAACCGCGCCGCCAGTATGGCGACAAGCCCGCCTACGGTGAACGCAAGTTCGGGGATAAGAAATACGGCGACCGTAAATTCGGCGACAAACCCTATAAGCCGGGGCCGAGGAAGCACGACGACAAACCGGCTTCCTACCCGAAATTCACGCCCGAAAAGCAGGTCGGCGAAATGCGCCTGAACCGTTTTCTCGCGCAGTCGGGCCTCTGCTCGCGCCGCGAGGCCGACGATTTCATCACCGCGGGCCTGGTCACGGTCAACGGCCAGATCGTCACCCAGCTGGGCACCAAGGTGCTTCCCACCGACGAGGTGAAATTCAACGACAGCCGCGTGCAGGGCGAGAAGAAGGTCTACCTCGTGCTCAACAAGCCCAAGGGTTATGTCACGTCGCTCGACGACCCCCATGCCGGCAAGACCGTCATGGATCTGGTCGAAGGTGCCTGCACGGAGCGCATCTACCCCGTAGGCCGTCTGGACAAGAACAGCCTCGGGTTGCTGCTTTTCACCAACGACGGCGACCTTACGAAGCAGCTCACGCACCCCTCGTACCTGAAAAAGAAAATCTACCAGGTGACGCTCGACAAGCCCCTGGCGCGTGCCGATATGGATCGCATCGCCGAGGGCATCACGCTCGAAGACGGCGAAATCTTCGCCGACGAAATTTCCTATGTCAAGGAGAACAAACAGGAGATCGGCATCGAGATACACTCCGGCCGCAACCGTATCGTGCGCCGTATTTTCGAATTCCTGGGTTACACGGTCACCAAGCTCGACCGTGTCTACTATGCCGGCCTGACCAAGAAGAACCTCAAGCGCGGAGCTTGGCGTTTCCTCTCCCGCGAGGAGGTCGAACGGCTCAAGTCCGGCCAGTACGAATAA
- a CDS encoding DUF4919 domain-containing protein, translating into MKNLLLTLLLLPALAAAKVPVEEDIVAKTSDPDSPFYYTSLMMRYNAGDETLTDEDYHYLYYGYAHQESYKPMEANPDLDKLLMLASGLDPDNPLAETLDAMLYVGEDALARDPFSPKILNLMAYAHGALGNKLQEKMYYNKVKGVLRAIEDSGDALTQKTPRHILMFDHALDVMASEGYTYGKSRIISRTVEFIPFTAPRMVGDKKRKGLYYDFGRVYWNKPEGYTYKRDRTWQFNNLKPRTYK; encoded by the coding sequence ATGAAAAATTTACTGCTGACATTGCTCCTGCTCCCGGCGCTGGCCGCGGCGAAAGTCCCCGTCGAGGAGGACATCGTCGCCAAGACGTCCGACCCCGATTCGCCGTTCTACTACACTTCGCTGATGATGCGCTACAACGCGGGCGACGAGACGCTCACCGACGAGGATTACCACTACCTCTACTACGGCTACGCCCACCAGGAGAGCTACAAACCGATGGAGGCGAACCCCGACCTGGACAAGCTGCTGATGTTGGCATCGGGGCTCGATCCCGACAACCCGCTGGCCGAAACGCTCGACGCGATGCTCTACGTGGGCGAAGATGCGCTCGCCCGCGACCCGTTCAGCCCCAAAATCCTGAACCTGATGGCCTATGCCCACGGGGCGCTGGGCAACAAGCTGCAGGAGAAGATGTATTACAACAAGGTGAAGGGGGTGCTCCGCGCGATCGAGGATTCGGGGGATGCCCTCACGCAGAAGACCCCGCGCCATATCCTGATGTTCGACCATGCGCTCGACGTGATGGCATCGGAGGGTTACACCTACGGCAAGAGCCGCATCATCAGCCGTACGGTGGAATTCATCCCCTTCACGGCGCCCCGGATGGTCGGCGACAAGAAACGCAAAGGGCTCTATTACGACTTCGGCCGCGTATACTGGAACAAGCCCGAAGGATATACCTATAAACGTGACCGCACATGGCAATTCAACAACCTAAAACCCCGTACCTACAAATAA
- a CDS encoding clostripain-related cysteine peptidase — translation MAIQQPKTPYLQIIRRTLSLLLAVALLAGCEKTEERAGLTTTQNEVVLRSTAGSEAAFTVSSTEAWSLTTTGSGFDVSPTQGGRGETTVTVRAQDDNTGHSRIKLGTVMLNLTAGGAQCSVTVSQSPATATQTMLLYMPGRDLLNFYKQNIDGVLKAVDANVPGDGRILVCYQPNTHSQAEMYEAYFNAEKQAAAFTLLKSYDDFAAADPACVQRMLSDVAALAPAQHYGIIVGCHGKAWVPADHGALSYSARMTNELEDLWIPMPGALLTRSFGDTGRSIDITNFAAAVKAQNYRPDYLLFDACFMANIETLYDLRECTDYVIAAPCEIMAQGFPYERAMPWFFTDGGKEYNLTKVCEAFWNFYMNDATTKSGCISLAVMAEMEGMKEIMRHINAAPQKTYAEELQSYEGMSSHIFYDLGHWVELACSDAGLKEEFKVQLDKAFPKAARLNTPEFYSAYNGRMNPVAYYSGVSFSEPSDKYTEENKQTSWYRDTH, via the coding sequence ATGGCAATTCAACAACCTAAAACCCCGTACCTACAAATAATCCGGCGCACGCTGAGCCTGCTGCTGGCAGTGGCGCTGCTCGCCGGGTGCGAAAAAACAGAGGAACGCGCAGGGCTGACCACGACGCAGAACGAAGTGGTACTGCGCAGCACGGCGGGTTCGGAGGCGGCATTCACGGTGTCGTCGACCGAAGCGTGGTCGCTCACCACCACGGGAAGCGGCTTCGACGTCTCCCCCACCCAAGGCGGCCGCGGGGAGACGACGGTAACGGTGAGGGCGCAGGACGACAATACAGGCCACAGCCGCATCAAGTTAGGGACAGTGATGCTGAACCTGACCGCAGGAGGTGCGCAGTGTAGCGTCACCGTATCGCAAAGCCCGGCGACTGCGACGCAGACCATGCTGCTCTACATGCCGGGGCGGGATTTGCTGAATTTCTACAAACAAAATATCGACGGTGTATTGAAAGCTGTCGACGCAAATGTTCCGGGCGACGGCCGCATATTAGTCTGCTACCAGCCCAATACGCACTCACAGGCCGAAATGTACGAAGCGTATTTCAACGCCGAAAAGCAGGCGGCCGCATTCACGCTGCTGAAAAGTTACGACGATTTCGCGGCGGCCGATCCCGCATGCGTACAGCGCATGCTGAGCGACGTGGCGGCGCTCGCCCCTGCGCAGCATTACGGGATCATCGTCGGTTGTCACGGCAAGGCGTGGGTGCCCGCGGATCATGGGGCACTCAGCTACTCGGCCCGGATGACGAATGAGCTGGAGGATTTATGGATTCCGATGCCAGGGGCACTGCTAACCCGTTCGTTCGGCGACACGGGGCGGTCGATCGACATTACGAATTTCGCGGCGGCGGTCAAGGCCCAAAATTACAGACCCGACTACCTGCTTTTCGATGCCTGCTTTATGGCCAATATAGAGACGCTGTACGACCTGCGCGAATGCACGGACTACGTAATTGCCGCGCCCTGCGAAATCATGGCACAAGGATTCCCCTATGAGCGGGCGATGCCGTGGTTCTTCACCGACGGTGGCAAAGAATACAACCTGACAAAGGTATGCGAAGCATTCTGGAACTTCTACATGAACGATGCAACGACCAAATCGGGCTGCATTTCGCTGGCCGTGATGGCGGAAATGGAAGGTATGAAGGAGATCATGCGGCATATCAACGCCGCGCCCCAAAAGACCTATGCGGAAGAGCTGCAAAGCTACGAGGGAATGTCTTCGCACATATTCTACGATCTGGGACACTGGGTCGAACTGGCCTGCAGCGACGCTGGGCTGAAAGAGGAGTTCAAAGTGCAGTTGGACAAGGCGTTCCCAAAAGCTGCACGGCTCAATACGCCGGAATTCTACTCGGCATATAACGGCCGGATGAACCCCGTCGCCTACTATTCGGGAGTGTCGTTCAGCGAACCATCGGACAAATACACCGAAGAGAACAAGCAGACGAGCTGGTACCGAGATACGCATTAA
- a CDS encoding adenylosuccinate synthase: protein MKKVDVILGLQWGDEGKGKVVDVLTPGYQVVARFQGGPNAGHTLEFNGEKYVLRSIPSGIFQGGKTNIIGNGVVIDAVLFREEAEALAASGHDLTKQLCISKKAHLILPTHRILDAAYEEAKGSARIGTTGKGIGPTYTDKVSRNGMRVGDVLSADFEKIYARAKARHEKILRSLACEYDITELEQKWFAAVEYLRRFNIIDSEYFVNECLAADKSILAEGAQGTLLDVDFGSYPFVTSSNTVCAGACIGLGIAPNRIGEVYGIFKAYCTRVGSGPFPTELFDETGARLRDIGHEYGAVTGRERRCGWLDMVALRYSIMINGVTQLIMMKSDVMNDFETIRVATEYEVGGKRTSYFPYEVGDDLKPVYREFPGWKCDLRAFTRYEDFPAEFKAYVEFIERETGVPVKIISVGPDRGETIVR, encoded by the coding sequence ATGAAAAAAGTTGACGTTATCCTCGGCCTGCAATGGGGTGACGAGGGCAAGGGAAAAGTTGTGGATGTGCTGACGCCTGGCTACCAGGTCGTAGCCCGCTTCCAGGGCGGCCCCAATGCCGGTCATACATTGGAATTCAACGGCGAGAAATACGTGCTCCGCTCGATCCCTTCGGGCATATTCCAGGGCGGTAAGACCAATATCATCGGTAACGGTGTGGTGATCGACGCCGTCCTTTTCCGTGAAGAGGCCGAAGCGCTCGCGGCCAGCGGCCACGACCTCACCAAGCAGCTCTGCATTTCGAAGAAGGCCCACCTGATCCTGCCCACGCACCGCATCCTCGATGCTGCGTACGAGGAGGCCAAGGGCAGCGCCAGGATCGGCACCACCGGCAAGGGCATCGGCCCGACCTATACCGACAAGGTCAGCCGCAACGGCATGCGCGTGGGCGATGTGCTGAGCGCCGATTTCGAAAAGATATACGCCCGCGCCAAGGCTCGCCACGAGAAGATCCTGCGCAGCCTGGCCTGCGAGTACGACATCACCGAGTTGGAACAGAAGTGGTTCGCGGCGGTCGAGTACCTGCGTCGTTTCAACATCATCGACAGCGAGTATTTCGTCAACGAGTGCCTCGCCGCGGACAAGAGCATCCTGGCCGAAGGCGCGCAGGGAACACTGCTCGACGTGGATTTCGGTTCCTATCCGTTCGTCACCTCGTCGAATACCGTCTGCGCCGGCGCCTGCATCGGGCTGGGCATCGCCCCGAACCGCATCGGCGAGGTCTACGGTATCTTCAAGGCCTACTGCACACGCGTCGGCAGCGGCCCGTTCCCCACGGAGCTGTTCGACGAAACGGGTGCCCGGCTGCGCGACATCGGTCATGAGTACGGAGCCGTCACGGGGCGCGAGCGCCGTTGCGGATGGCTCGACATGGTGGCGCTCAGGTATTCGATCATGATTAACGGCGTGACGCAGCTCATCATGATGAAGTCCGACGTCATGAACGATTTCGAGACCATCCGCGTCGCCACCGAATACGAGGTCGGCGGCAAACGTACGTCGTATTTCCCCTATGAGGTCGGCGACGACCTGAAACCCGTCTACCGCGAGTTCCCGGGGTGGAAATGCGACCTGCGCGCCTTCACCCGCTACGAGGACTTCCCCGCGGAGTTCAAGGCCTATGTCGAGTTCATCGAACGCGAGACGGGTGTTCCGGTGAAGATCATCTCCGTCGGCCCCGACCGCGGCGAAACCATCGTAAGATAG